The following proteins are encoded in a genomic region of Gemmatimonadota bacterium:
- a CDS encoding sigma-70 family RNA polymerase sigma factor, producing MSAAHEVTRLFTAWREGDEASLERLMPLLYDELRQLASRYMRGERSDHTLQATALVNEAYLRLVGSDVSFADRSHFLRIAAQVMRRILVDHAKAKKALKRGGNQHPVTLDESVLASDDAPEVVLEVDEALQRLAEHDERKSKVVELFYFGGLSYEESAAALGISEATVHRDLRFAKAWLHKEIEAQRRGGSETAGSA from the coding sequence ATGAGCGCAGCGCACGAGGTCACCCGCCTCTTCACCGCCTGGCGGGAGGGAGACGAAGCCTCCCTGGAGCGGCTGATGCCGCTCCTCTACGACGAGCTCCGCCAGCTCGCCTCCCGCTACATGCGCGGCGAGCGCAGCGATCACACGCTGCAGGCCACGGCGCTCGTCAACGAGGCGTATCTGCGCCTGGTGGGGTCGGATGTCTCGTTCGCCGATCGCTCGCACTTCCTGCGCATCGCCGCGCAGGTCATGCGGCGCATCCTGGTGGATCACGCCAAGGCCAAGAAGGCGCTCAAGCGGGGTGGCAACCAACACCCCGTCACGCTGGACGAGTCGGTGTTGGCCTCGGACGACGCGCCCGAGGTGGTGCTCGAGGTGGACGAGGCCCTCCAGCGCCTGGCCGAGCACGACGAGCGCAAGAGCAAGGTGGTGGAGCTGTTCTATTTCGGGGGGCTCTCCTACGAGGAGAGCGCGGCCGCGCTCGGGATCTCCGAGGCCACCGTGCACCGGGACCTGCGCTTCGCGAAGGCCTGGCTGCACAAGGAGATCGAGGCCCAGCGCCGCGGCGGGTCGGAGACGGCCGGCAGCGCCTGA
- a CDS encoding inositol monophosphatase family protein yields the protein MPPHTTEPTEAALDALDAWLTTARDAADAAARVHAHHLGASQTGSVTTKGRSDFVSAVDLEAQAEIEALVRARHPDHALLAEEEGLGHDQDPGEGPLWVIDPLDGTTNFLHGHPFFASSVAVAVAGRVVAGAVTAAATGERWWARQGGGAWYQGPRAPAPVPLRVSTCGELAGALIGTGFPFKRLEALPPYLVQFDRVLRATSGIRRAGAAALDLCFVAAGRLDAFWELHLAPWDIAAGLILLEEAGGVAVRPDGRPLDLRPGAVVAANGRPLLDGLLGLVGGD from the coding sequence CTGCCCCCCCACACCACGGAACCCACGGAGGCAGCGCTGGACGCCCTCGATGCGTGGCTGACGACAGCCCGGGACGCCGCCGACGCCGCGGCGCGCGTGCACGCGCACCACCTCGGCGCCTCGCAGACGGGCTCCGTCACCACCAAGGGCCGGAGCGACTTCGTCTCGGCCGTCGACCTGGAAGCCCAGGCCGAGATCGAGGCGCTCGTGCGCGCCCGGCATCCCGATCACGCGCTCCTGGCCGAGGAGGAAGGCCTCGGGCACGACCAGGACCCGGGCGAGGGACCGCTGTGGGTGATCGATCCGCTGGACGGCACCACCAACTTCCTGCACGGGCACCCGTTCTTCGCGTCCTCGGTGGCGGTGGCCGTCGCGGGGCGCGTGGTGGCGGGCGCCGTCACCGCGGCGGCCACCGGCGAGCGCTGGTGGGCACGGCAGGGCGGTGGGGCCTGGTATCAGGGCCCGCGCGCGCCTGCACCCGTGCCGCTGCGGGTCTCCACCTGCGGGGAGCTGGCGGGCGCGCTGATCGGGACGGGCTTCCCCTTCAAGCGTCTGGAGGCGTTGCCACCCTACCTGGTGCAGTTCGACCGCGTGCTGCGCGCCACGTCCGGCATCCGCCGCGCGGGCGCGGCGGCGCTCGACCTGTGCTTCGTGGCAGCCGGCCGGCTGGATGCCTTCTGGGAGCTCCACCTGGCCCCGTGGGACATCGCGGCCGGGCTGATCCTCCTGGAGGAGGCCGGCGGCGTGGCGGTCCGCCCGGACGGGCGGCCGCTCGACCTGAGGCCGGGAGCGGTCGTGGCCGCCAACGGGCGGCCGCTCCTCGACGGTCTGCTGGGCCTGGTGGGCGGGGACTGA
- a CDS encoding DUF2169 domain-containing protein, producing the protein MGTRADLRTRVQGELFVVHLLKRTYEWREYGRCRLSDEQEPLHERQPLHARSASGEAPPPAGDVDFIALRPGVDVVVQGAAYTVSARQTESSVSVEGPALRRTLRVIGDRVAEMTADGCIRFSAPRPFRRMPVRYDRAYGGHDAQALARYGDSAREVLRPPVGAREPTTRFHYPRNPSGTGFVVEPTRAAVDGRRLPNLEFPDDPLTPARLACGHMDRWPLAPLPAGLDWYGLFWFPRSAYLGMIPRHAPLDRPLPEVRARVASEDLLAIRPPWASRLDPRAEYAQGASPGMTLATLRADASFRLRGFFPDRTEWVVRLPGEVPRVAAVPSGRRAPPVEPRLNSVVFQPERRRMTLTWAALVPADAAPGGEARVEWESLHVH; encoded by the coding sequence GTGGGGACGCGTGCGGACCTGCGCACGCGCGTGCAGGGGGAGCTGTTCGTCGTGCATCTACTCAAGCGCACCTATGAATGGCGCGAGTACGGCCGGTGTCGGCTGAGCGACGAGCAGGAGCCCCTGCACGAGCGCCAGCCGCTGCACGCCCGCTCGGCCTCGGGCGAGGCGCCCCCACCCGCCGGCGACGTCGACTTCATCGCGCTGCGTCCGGGCGTCGACGTGGTGGTGCAGGGAGCCGCCTACACCGTCAGCGCGCGCCAGACGGAGTCGTCGGTGTCGGTCGAAGGACCGGCATTGCGGCGGACCCTGCGCGTGATCGGGGACCGCGTGGCCGAGATGACGGCGGACGGATGCATCCGCTTCAGCGCGCCCCGCCCGTTCCGCCGCATGCCGGTGCGGTACGATCGCGCGTACGGCGGCCACGACGCCCAGGCGCTGGCGCGCTATGGGGACAGCGCGCGCGAGGTGCTGCGGCCACCCGTCGGCGCGCGTGAGCCGACCACGCGCTTCCACTATCCGCGCAATCCCAGCGGCACCGGGTTCGTGGTGGAGCCGACACGGGCGGCGGTCGACGGCCGCCGTCTGCCCAACCTCGAGTTTCCGGACGATCCGCTCACCCCCGCACGGCTGGCGTGCGGGCACATGGATCGCTGGCCGCTCGCGCCGTTGCCCGCCGGTCTGGATTGGTACGGGCTCTTCTGGTTTCCGCGCTCCGCCTACCTGGGCATGATCCCCCGGCACGCGCCGCTGGACCGGCCGCTGCCCGAGGTGCGTGCCCGCGTGGCGTCCGAGGATCTCCTGGCCATCCGCCCGCCGTGGGCGAGCCGCCTCGATCCGCGCGCGGAGTACGCCCAGGGCGCCTCGCCCGGCATGACGCTCGCCACCCTGCGCGCCGATGCCTCCTTCCGTCTGCGGGGCTTCTTTCCCGATCGCACCGAGTGGGTGGTGCGCCTGCCCGGCGAGGTGCCGCGGGTGGCCGCCGTGCCCAGCGGGCGGCGTGCGCCGCCGGTGGAGCCGCGCCTCAACTCCGTGGTGTTCCAGCCCGAGCGACGTCGCATGACGCTGACGTGGGCGGCGCTGGTGCCGGCGGACGCGGCACCCGGAGGCGAAGCGCGGGTGGAGTGGGAATCGCTGCACGTGCACTGA
- a CDS encoding DUF2169 domain-containing protein has protein sequence MIASELRDAPLPELPPGYELLEPAPERKGQWSGPDGVRVGVLLKRTYEDDGRGGLTLADAPVPLFDAPFPWSESASGEDPPPASDEDTLALRPGTDVVVQGSAYAPGGRAREGWVRFEGAGLKREIRVFGDRRLERTPGGAWRIAEPAGFTSIPLRYDRAYGGHDARALARHGDPQAELMELIDPELASGPGLYHYPRNPAGTGYVVDADDETLAELRLPNFEFPFDPLTVERLVAGRVERWIRRPLPAALDWVGSAWFPRVAYLGIRRPHDLGDAPPAEVLGRWAAPDLMQIESPLKSGRPPRLEFHQGASPGMTLARLRPDAAFRIEGMSADGGVHTVRLPGEWPEVELRTGPETLKAAPHLNSVCMDREAGTLMLVWCATARVERPLSPVEIAGMETIVTWRSADRWG, from the coding sequence ATGATCGCCTCCGAGTTGCGCGACGCCCCCCTGCCCGAGCTGCCCCCCGGGTACGAGCTGCTGGAGCCCGCGCCCGAGCGCAAAGGCCAGTGGAGCGGGCCCGACGGGGTGCGCGTGGGCGTGCTGCTCAAGCGCACGTACGAAGACGACGGTCGCGGCGGCCTGACGCTGGCCGACGCCCCGGTCCCGCTCTTCGACGCGCCGTTCCCGTGGAGCGAGTCCGCCTCGGGCGAGGACCCGCCGCCTGCGAGCGACGAGGACACCCTCGCGCTGCGTCCGGGCACCGACGTGGTGGTGCAGGGAAGCGCCTATGCTCCGGGCGGTCGCGCCCGCGAAGGATGGGTGCGCTTCGAGGGCGCGGGCCTCAAGCGCGAGATCCGGGTCTTCGGCGATCGGCGTCTCGAGCGTACGCCCGGCGGCGCCTGGCGCATCGCGGAGCCGGCCGGGTTCACATCCATCCCGCTCCGCTACGACCGCGCGTACGGAGGACACGACGCGCGCGCGTTGGCGCGCCACGGCGACCCCCAGGCCGAGCTGATGGAGCTGATCGATCCCGAGCTCGCGTCGGGGCCGGGCCTGTACCACTACCCGCGCAATCCCGCCGGCACGGGCTACGTCGTCGACGCGGACGACGAAACGCTCGCGGAGCTCCGCCTGCCCAACTTCGAGTTCCCGTTCGATCCGCTCACGGTGGAGCGGCTCGTGGCCGGCCGGGTGGAGCGCTGGATTCGCCGGCCCCTGCCCGCCGCCCTCGACTGGGTGGGCTCGGCCTGGTTCCCCCGCGTCGCCTACCTGGGGATCCGCCGGCCGCACGACCTGGGAGACGCCCCTCCGGCGGAGGTGCTCGGTCGGTGGGCTGCCCCCGACCTCATGCAGATCGAATCCCCGCTCAAGTCGGGGCGTCCGCCCCGTCTGGAGTTCCACCAGGGCGCCTCACCGGGGATGACGCTCGCGCGTCTGCGCCCCGATGCCGCCTTCCGCATCGAGGGCATGAGCGCCGATGGCGGCGTGCACACGGTACGCCTCCCGGGGGAGTGGCCGGAGGTGGAGCTCCGCACGGGTCCCGAGACGCTGAAGGCGGCACCCCATCTCAACTCCGTGTGCATGGACCGTGAGGCCGGAACGCTGATGCTGGTATGGTGCGCCACGGCGCGTGTCGAGCGCCCGCTCTCGCCCGTCGAGATCGCGGGCATGGAGACCATCGTGACCTGGCGATCCGCGGATCGCTGGGGCTGA
- a CDS encoding FHA domain-containing protein — protein MSDVPRLRPLAPLSGAAHPVSDPPFWIGRDPSCALVLSHPGLAARHCVLVEREDGWWLRPQAPVTVAGRASTDPVRLQPDVVIELAPGLSFRFEEGESARVERAPVVVRREAQAAEPPRPRTPRPPRHPRKRERGPSTLTGGPTLFVAAVLLALAVGIGVALRRAQAPPALTPEEAALFQTLMTEATERMERGSTLLELGQPELALAEFARAINGVETSTLGRHPWVQARLATFEAAVGALYRARRMDVPARFGVDADGESLDHLFRSQIPRPEFERRVAFVFDAFRERYAREVVVTGRDHAEHLALYGAGSALDLRVRDLSPEQVAFLVDQFRALGVRVKDFSRDEVLQQQIERALARGLADRAGTGLHLHIDRFAERADAYTVD, from the coding sequence ATGTCGGACGTCCCTCGTCTCCGGCCGCTGGCACCGCTCTCCGGCGCCGCCCATCCGGTCTCGGATCCACCGTTCTGGATCGGTCGCGATCCGTCCTGCGCCCTCGTGCTGTCCCATCCCGGGCTCGCGGCCCGTCACTGCGTCCTGGTCGAGCGCGAGGACGGCTGGTGGCTCCGTCCCCAGGCGCCCGTGACGGTCGCGGGCCGCGCCTCCACCGATCCGGTCCGGCTGCAGCCCGACGTGGTGATCGAGTTGGCACCGGGCCTGTCGTTCCGCTTCGAGGAGGGCGAGTCCGCCCGCGTCGAGCGCGCTCCGGTCGTGGTGCGCCGCGAGGCGCAGGCCGCCGAGCCGCCCCGTCCGCGGACCCCTCGTCCGCCCCGTCACCCTCGGAAGCGAGAAAGAGGGCCGTCCACCCTCACGGGCGGACCGACCCTGTTCGTGGCAGCGGTGCTGCTGGCGCTGGCGGTGGGGATCGGCGTGGCGCTCCGGCGCGCCCAGGCACCCCCGGCGCTCACGCCGGAGGAGGCCGCGCTCTTCCAGACGCTCATGACCGAAGCCACCGAGCGGATGGAGCGCGGATCCACGTTGCTGGAGCTGGGTCAGCCCGAGCTGGCGCTCGCGGAGTTCGCGCGGGCCATCAACGGCGTCGAGACCTCGACGCTGGGACGCCATCCCTGGGTCCAGGCGCGCCTGGCCACGTTCGAGGCCGCCGTGGGCGCGCTCTACCGGGCGCGGCGGATGGACGTCCCGGCGCGCTTCGGCGTCGACGCGGACGGCGAGAGCCTGGACCACCTCTTCCGGTCGCAGATCCCGCGTCCGGAGTTCGAGCGGCGCGTGGCGTTCGTCTTCGACGCCTTCCGGGAGCGCTACGCCCGCGAGGTCGTGGTGACGGGCCGCGACCACGCCGAGCACCTGGCGCTCTACGGTGCCGGCAGCGCGCTCGACCTGCGCGTCCGCGACCTGTCCCCCGAACAGGTCGCGTTCCTGGTGGACCAGTTCCGGGCCCTGGGCGTGCGCGTCAAGGATTTCTCGCGGGACGAGGTGCTGCAGCAGCAGATCGAGCGTGCGCTGGCCCGCGGCCTCGCCGATCGGGCGGGCACCGGGCTCCATCTGCACATCGACCGCTTCGCCGAGCGGGCGGACGCCTACACGGTCGACTGA
- a CDS encoding Ig-like domain-containing protein produces the protein MRLRHWIAAGLLGLGIVACDGGTEPDPELRITPSPAEVGEGETLLLQAQGATSQVTWSSADPDIARISNTGVVTGVRVGSTTVRASAGRQQAQTPVTVTLPPLLGFSVPAVYFTVEQGSAAPGPQTVRIENQGLQPLTGLTAGAPVYGGSASGWITRAELSGTTAPTVLNVAVDPAGLAPGTYQASVPVSGSAVNAPQSLVVVLDVVDNPVLAATPARVDLFAPANQIPAPVSVDITTSTPGNVGDLTLGVSYSGSEQIWMDVRLVGTRTPATLEMEVTRALPQGTHRASITVASRFPGARAVTVPVALEVGPGPSIGLSASAVSMSAVVGTPTIATRTVSVTNAGAQTLDGLVAAIDYGTGPSGWLQAVMGNTAPTTLALAATPGTLAVGTYTATVQVSSPVAANSPRSVAVTFAVTPVNPPVVQLSTSAVSFAAPAGGSPSAQAVSITNGGGGTLDGLSAQVAYQNGSGWLSASLGSTTAPAVLTLNASTGGLSVGVWRATVTVASTSPGAQARTVSVTLTVVPSFATDIYPRLNAQCTGCHYNGGTLPNFGAGAATARTQLLTMSSFGAAWVVSGDPNAGRLVCRIKGTCTSGSSTDMTMPALDVERIQQWIAGGTPP, from the coding sequence ATGCGCCTACGCCACTGGATCGCAGCCGGCCTGCTGGGCCTCGGGATCGTCGCGTGTGACGGCGGCACCGAGCCCGACCCGGAGCTGAGGATCACCCCGAGCCCGGCGGAGGTCGGGGAAGGGGAGACGCTGCTGCTGCAGGCACAGGGCGCCACGTCGCAGGTGACGTGGTCGTCCGCCGATCCGGACATCGCCCGCATCTCCAACACGGGCGTGGTCACCGGCGTGCGGGTGGGCTCCACGACGGTGAGGGCGTCGGCCGGGCGCCAGCAGGCCCAGACCCCGGTCACCGTGACCCTGCCTCCGCTCCTGGGATTCAGCGTCCCCGCGGTCTACTTCACCGTGGAGCAGGGAAGCGCGGCGCCGGGCCCGCAGACGGTGCGCATCGAGAACCAGGGTCTGCAACCGCTCACCGGCCTCACGGCCGGCGCGCCCGTCTACGGCGGGTCCGCGAGCGGCTGGATCACGCGTGCCGAGCTGTCCGGCACGACCGCGCCCACGGTCCTCAACGTCGCCGTGGATCCCGCGGGTCTGGCTCCCGGGACGTATCAGGCGAGCGTGCCCGTCTCCGGCTCGGCCGTCAACGCGCCGCAGTCGCTCGTCGTGGTGCTCGACGTCGTGGACAACCCCGTGCTCGCCGCGACCCCCGCGCGGGTCGACCTGTTCGCGCCCGCGAACCAGATCCCCGCGCCCGTGAGCGTCGACATCACCACGTCGACGCCGGGCAACGTCGGCGACCTGACGCTGGGCGTGTCCTACTCGGGCTCGGAGCAGATCTGGATGGATGTCCGCCTGGTGGGCACCCGCACCCCGGCCACGCTCGAGATGGAGGTGACGCGGGCGCTGCCCCAGGGCACGCACCGGGCGTCGATCACCGTGGCGTCGCGCTTCCCGGGCGCACGCGCGGTCACCGTCCCGGTCGCGCTCGAGGTGGGACCCGGGCCTTCGATCGGGCTGTCCGCGAGCGCGGTCTCCATGTCCGCCGTCGTCGGGACCCCGACCATCGCCACCCGCACCGTGTCCGTCACCAACGCGGGCGCGCAGACACTGGACGGGCTGGTGGCCGCCATCGACTACGGAACCGGACCGTCGGGCTGGCTCCAGGCCGTGATGGGGAACACCGCGCCCACCACGCTCGCGCTCGCCGCCACACCGGGCACGCTGGCCGTGGGCACCTATACCGCCACGGTGCAGGTCTCCTCGCCGGTGGCGGCCAACTCCCCGCGCTCGGTGGCCGTCACCTTCGCGGTCACTCCGGTCAACCCACCCGTGGTGCAGCTCAGCACCAGCGCGGTGTCGTTCGCGGCCCCCGCGGGCGGGTCGCCCTCCGCGCAGGCCGTGTCCATCACGAACGGGGGCGGCGGCACGTTGGACGGCCTGTCCGCACAGGTGGCCTACCAGAACGGATCGGGCTGGCTGTCCGCATCGCTGGGGAGCACCACCGCACCCGCCGTCCTCACCTTGAACGCCAGCACGGGCGGGCTGTCCGTCGGCGTCTGGCGCGCCACCGTCACCGTGGCCTCCACCTCACCGGGCGCGCAGGCGCGCACGGTGTCGGTGACCCTCACGGTGGTGCCGTCCTTCGCGACCGACATCTATCCACGGCTCAACGCGCAGTGCACGGGCTGCCACTACAACGGGGGCACCCTTCCGAACTTCGGAGCCGGCGCCGCCACGGCGCGCACGCAGCTGCTCACCATGTCCAGCTTCGGCGCCGCGTGGGTGGTCTCGGGCGATCCCAACGCAGGGCGCCTGGTCTGCCGCATCAAGGGGACGTGCACCTCGGGCTCGTCCACCGACATGACCATGCCCGCGCTGGACGTGGAGCGCATCCAGCAGTGGATCGCCGGAGGCACGCCGCCATGA
- a CDS encoding DUF2169 domain-containing protein, whose amino-acid sequence MELVNPTGWNAGWLSTTLDDEHLLGAVIVRPAFRLEGESLQAGDAPVWPIEPGGSRTGLGTFGADLPFLNGGVDVLVVGDAVPPGGVARPEMEVRLDLGGRFARRLHVLGDRHWIRAAGTLQPSAPAPFTALPLEWGRAYGGRAAHPLGEQVFPANPGGRGFHLDEAEAEGGPLPNIEDPERRITRWDDRPEPVGWAPYPADGALRPLHAARVEGEGASARYRGVAPTFFNQAAPRMILPAAEAPQPGEIVEVIGMRADGRFRCALPDLAFHVDVALGDRRYRFPAHLDQLLLAPTLGALVLSYRAVFRYRMVPRERRSVTLVQAHDAPRTGAAA is encoded by the coding sequence ATGGAGCTCGTGAATCCGACCGGGTGGAACGCGGGGTGGCTGTCGACCACGTTGGACGACGAGCACCTCCTGGGCGCGGTGATCGTCCGGCCCGCGTTCCGTCTGGAGGGCGAGTCGCTCCAGGCCGGGGATGCACCGGTGTGGCCGATCGAGCCCGGGGGGAGCCGCACCGGGCTCGGCACCTTCGGGGCCGACCTGCCGTTCCTGAACGGCGGTGTGGACGTCCTCGTGGTGGGGGACGCCGTGCCCCCGGGCGGCGTCGCGCGCCCCGAGATGGAGGTGCGCCTGGACCTGGGCGGACGCTTCGCGCGGCGGCTGCACGTGCTGGGCGACCGTCACTGGATCCGCGCAGCGGGTACGCTGCAGCCCTCCGCGCCCGCGCCCTTCACCGCGCTGCCGCTGGAGTGGGGGCGCGCCTACGGCGGCCGAGCGGCGCACCCGCTGGGCGAGCAGGTCTTCCCCGCCAATCCGGGCGGCCGCGGCTTCCACCTGGACGAAGCGGAGGCCGAAGGCGGGCCGCTTCCCAACATCGAGGACCCGGAGCGGCGCATCACCCGCTGGGACGACCGTCCCGAGCCGGTGGGCTGGGCACCCTATCCGGCCGACGGCGCGCTGCGCCCGCTGCACGCCGCACGGGTCGAGGGCGAGGGCGCGTCGGCCCGCTACCGCGGCGTGGCGCCCACGTTCTTCAACCAGGCCGCACCGCGGATGATCCTGCCCGCGGCCGAGGCACCGCAGCCGGGCGAGATCGTGGAGGTGATCGGCATGCGCGCCGACGGCCGCTTCCGCTGCGCGCTTCCCGACCTGGCCTTCCACGTGGACGTGGCGCTCGGCGATCGGCGGTACCGCTTTCCGGCCCACCTGGACCAGCTGCTCCTCGCGCCGACGCTCGGCGCGCTCGTGCTCTCCTACCGCGCCGTCTTCCGCTACCGCATGGTGCCGCGCGAACGTCGCAGCGTCACGCTCGTACAGGCGCATGATGCCCCCCGGACCGGAGCCGCCGCATGA